One genomic region from Leifsonia sp. Root1293 encodes:
- a CDS encoding YggS family pyridoxal phosphate-dependent enzyme, with translation MTDATLAERLGSLRLAVSDAAAEAGRSVDDITTIAVTKFHPAALIRDLVELGVHDIAENRHQEAREKAAELSGLPIRWHFVGQVQGKKAKQVRAYADVIHSVDRSSLVDALSSEESSIDCFVQVNLTADESRGGATPARLPGLVDEVLAAPGLRLLGLMAVAPLDEDPRRAFAHVRALSERIQRQAPQATALSMGMSQDFRAAILEGATHLRIGTIITGNRPDPRLI, from the coding sequence ATGACGGATGCCACGCTCGCCGAACGCCTCGGCTCCCTGCGGCTCGCGGTCTCCGACGCCGCGGCGGAGGCCGGGCGATCCGTCGACGACATCACGACCATCGCCGTGACGAAGTTCCACCCGGCCGCACTCATCCGCGACCTGGTGGAACTCGGAGTGCACGACATCGCCGAGAACCGACACCAGGAGGCGAGGGAGAAGGCGGCCGAACTGTCGGGCCTGCCCATCCGCTGGCACTTCGTCGGACAGGTACAGGGCAAGAAGGCCAAGCAGGTGCGGGCCTACGCCGACGTCATCCACTCCGTCGACAGGTCGTCGCTCGTCGACGCCCTGTCGTCGGAGGAGTCGAGCATCGACTGCTTCGTGCAGGTGAACCTCACGGCGGATGAGTCCCGGGGCGGTGCGACTCCGGCCAGACTGCCCGGCCTCGTCGACGAGGTGCTCGCTGCGCCCGGTCTGCGCCTGCTCGGGCTCATGGCTGTCGCTCCCCTCGATGAGGACCCGCGACGCGCCTTCGCCCATGTGAGGGCGCTCTCCGAGCGCATCCAACGGCAGGCACCCCAGGCCACCGCGTTGTCGATGGGAATGTCCCAGGACTTCCGCGCCGCCATCCTTGAAGGGGCGACACACCTTCGAATCGGCACCATCATTACCGGGAATCGTCCTGACCCCCGGTTAATCTGA
- a CDS encoding cell division protein SepF, translated as MSNPLKKTMVYLGLADEELEYETPEAAPAAPVAAAPAPAPARGGAPVTPLRKSSTPKVVAPVASEMNEILTVHPRQYRDAQVIAESFREGIPVIINLSQMSDGDARRLIDFASGLSQGLYGKIERVTNKVFLLSPQHVMISGENGAAESDVEASFFAQP; from the coding sequence ATGTCCAACCCGCTCAAGAAGACCATGGTCTATCTGGGTCTGGCCGATGAGGAGCTCGAATACGAGACTCCCGAGGCGGCACCTGCCGCGCCCGTCGCGGCGGCACCGGCGCCGGCACCCGCTCGCGGTGGCGCCCCGGTGACTCCTCTGCGCAAGTCCTCGACTCCGAAGGTGGTTGCACCCGTGGCATCCGAGATGAACGAGATCCTGACCGTGCACCCGCGCCAGTACCGCGACGCGCAGGTCATCGCCGAGAGCTTCCGCGAGGGCATCCCCGTGATCATCAACCTCTCGCAGATGTCCGACGGCGACGCCCGTCGCCTCATCGACTTCGCGAGCGGACTGTCCCAAGGCCTCTACGGCAAGATCGAGCGCGTGACGAACAAGGTCTTCCTGCTCTCACCGCAGCACGTCATGATCTCCGGTGAGAACGGTGCTGCGGAGTCCGACGTCGAAGCGTCGTTCTTCGCGCAGCCGTAA
- a CDS encoding YggT family protein, whose amino-acid sequence MAIVSLLASILYYLLLIYFFVMWARFVLDLVKTFNRSWRPRGFGLVLAEGVYTVTEPPIRFFRRLLPPLRVGGVAFDFGWSLTMLIVIVLMWVVPLFA is encoded by the coding sequence GTGGCGATCGTCTCGCTCCTCGCGAGCATCCTCTACTACCTGCTGCTGATCTACTTCTTCGTCATGTGGGCGCGCTTCGTGCTCGACCTGGTGAAGACCTTCAACCGCAGTTGGCGTCCGCGCGGTTTCGGCCTCGTGCTCGCCGAAGGCGTGTACACCGTGACGGAGCCGCCGATCCGCTTCTTCCGCCGCCTGCTGCCACCGCTCCGCGTCGGCGGCGTGGCGTTCGACTTCGGTTGGAGCCTGACGATGCTCATCGTCATCGTCCTCATGTGGGTCGTTCCGCTGTTCGCCTGA
- a CDS encoding DivIVA domain-containing protein, with protein sequence MALTPEDVVNKRFQPTKFREGYDQDEVDDFLDEVVVELRRLNGENEELRQQLASAGSRGDEAPAAVAPVPSFAEPVAAVPAPVAAPVAAAPVEDEQTSTTNLLQLARRLHEEHVREGIEKRDALIAEGHATAARVVAEAEAKQRAQIGALDAERQGLETRIDELRNFERDYRSKLKGYIEGQLRELDASGGASAAPASAPAGQTFGSPVSASGDQQAPSFQGFGA encoded by the coding sequence ATGGCGCTTACTCCGGAAGATGTTGTCAACAAGCGGTTCCAGCCGACGAAGTTCCGTGAGGGATACGACCAGGACGAGGTCGATGACTTCCTCGATGAGGTCGTCGTCGAGCTGCGCCGCCTGAACGGTGAGAACGAGGAGCTGCGCCAGCAGCTCGCCTCGGCCGGTTCGCGTGGCGACGAGGCCCCGGCCGCCGTCGCGCCCGTTCCCAGCTTCGCCGAGCCCGTGGCTGCCGTTCCGGCACCCGTCGCAGCCCCTGTGGCAGCGGCTCCTGTCGAGGACGAGCAGACCAGCACCACCAACCTCCTCCAGCTGGCTCGCCGCCTGCACGAGGAGCACGTGCGTGAGGGCATCGAGAAGCGCGACGCGCTCATCGCAGAGGGCCACGCCACCGCCGCACGTGTCGTCGCTGAGGCGGAGGCCAAGCAGCGTGCCCAGATCGGAGCGCTCGACGCCGAGCGTCAGGGCCTCGAGACCCGCATCGACGAGCTCCGCAACTTCGAGCGGGACTACCGCTCGAAGCTCAAGGGCTACATCGAGGGTCAGCTGCGCGAGCTCGACGCATCGGGCGGAGCATCGGCCGCACCCGCATCCGCTCCCGCCGGCCAGACCTTCGGTTCTCCGGTGAGTGCATCGGGCGACCAGCAGGCGCCGAGCTTCCAGGGCTTTGGCGCGTAG
- the lspA gene encoding signal peptidase II yields MARSAGTKKRVSSTTLALLVGVALCAFGLDQLSKFLVVSNLTEGETVPVLGPVLQLLFVRNSGAAFSLASGMTWIFTIIASLVIVFIIWFASRIRSKAWAVVFGLLLGGVLGNLTDRFLREPSFGMGHVIDFISTPWIVPAIYNVADMAIVSSMVLFLILTLRGIGLDGSRPSKDAADPEADAAEADVTATDSTASATSAAEAPTTPVAPQTPTSPEGRD; encoded by the coding sequence TTGGCGCGTAGCGCCGGCACGAAGAAGAGGGTCAGCTCCACCACACTCGCACTTCTGGTCGGGGTCGCGCTCTGCGCGTTCGGCCTCGACCAGTTGAGCAAGTTCCTCGTCGTCAGCAACCTGACGGAGGGGGAGACGGTACCGGTTCTCGGTCCCGTGCTGCAGCTCCTGTTCGTGCGTAACTCCGGAGCAGCGTTCTCCCTCGCGAGCGGCATGACGTGGATCTTCACGATCATCGCCTCGCTCGTGATCGTGTTCATCATCTGGTTCGCCTCGCGCATCCGTTCGAAGGCGTGGGCCGTCGTGTTCGGCCTGCTTCTCGGCGGTGTGCTGGGCAACCTCACCGATCGCTTCCTCCGGGAACCCAGCTTCGGCATGGGGCACGTGATCGACTTCATCTCGACACCGTGGATCGTCCCGGCGATCTACAACGTGGCCGACATGGCCATCGTGTCGAGCATGGTCCTGTTCCTCATCCTCACCCTGCGCGGCATCGGCCTCGACGGGTCACGGCCGAGCAAGGATGCGGCGGACCCCGAAGCGGATGCCGCCGAGGCCGACGTGACCGCGACGGACTCCACCGCGAGTGCGACGTCCGCCGCCGAGGCGCCGACGACTCCCGTTGCCCCGCAGACGCCCACGTCGCCCGAGGGTCGCGACTGA
- a CDS encoding RluA family pseudouridine synthase, translating into METRSLPVPDGLDGTRVDAAIAKLLGFSRTFAAEVAEAGGVSVDGRTVDKSDRLRGGSWLEVSWAPKQALEIVPIPVPDLGIVYDDDDIVVVDKPAGVAAHPSVGWEGPTVVGALAAAGFRISTSGAPERAGVVHRLDAGTSGLMVVAKSEKAYTALKRAFHDREVEKIYHAVVQGHPDPLLGTIDAPIGRHPRSDWKFAVIADGKHSVTHYETIEAFPYASLLEIHLETGRTHQIRVHMAAQRHPCVGDAMYGADPKLSAKLGLSRQWLHARQLSFDHPSSGEWVTFQSPYAPELQHALDVLRGD; encoded by the coding sequence ATGGAGACGCGCTCCCTGCCCGTGCCCGACGGCCTGGACGGCACCCGTGTCGACGCCGCGATCGCCAAGCTCCTCGGCTTCTCCCGCACGTTCGCGGCCGAGGTCGCCGAGGCCGGCGGGGTGAGCGTCGACGGCCGCACCGTCGACAAGTCGGACCGGCTCCGGGGAGGCTCCTGGCTCGAGGTGAGCTGGGCGCCCAAGCAGGCTCTCGAGATCGTGCCGATTCCGGTGCCCGACCTCGGCATCGTCTACGACGACGATGACATCGTCGTGGTCGACAAGCCGGCTGGGGTCGCAGCGCATCCTTCGGTGGGGTGGGAGGGCCCGACCGTCGTCGGGGCTCTCGCCGCAGCCGGATTCCGCATCTCGACGTCTGGCGCTCCGGAGCGGGCCGGCGTCGTGCACCGCCTCGACGCCGGCACCAGTGGACTCATGGTGGTGGCCAAGAGCGAGAAGGCCTACACGGCACTGAAGCGTGCCTTCCACGACCGCGAGGTCGAGAAGATCTACCACGCGGTCGTGCAGGGCCATCCGGACCCCCTGCTCGGCACGATCGACGCGCCCATCGGGCGGCATCCGCGATCCGACTGGAAGTTCGCGGTGATCGCCGACGGCAAGCACTCCGTCACGCACTACGAGACCATCGAGGCGTTCCCGTACGCCTCCCTGCTCGAGATCCACCTGGAGACCGGCCGCACGCACCAGATCCGCGTGCACATGGCCGCCCAGCGGCATCCGTGCGTCGGCGATGCCATGTACGGCGCCGACCCGAAGCTGTCGGCCAAGCTCGGTCTCAGCAGGCAGTGGCTGCACGCGCGCCAGCTCAGCTTCGACCACCCGTCGAGTGGAGAATGGGTCACCTTCCAGTCGCCGTATGCCCCAGAACTGCAGCACGCCCTCGACGTTCTGCGCGGCGACTGA
- the dnaE gene encoding DNA polymerase III subunit alpha: MLDGAARVKPLIEAAVEQGMPAVAVTDHGNVFGAFDFWRTATEAGIKPIIGTEAYVTPGTHRSDRTRVRWGNGGEDDVSGAGAYTHMTLLSATTEGMHNLFRLSSKASMEGYYFKPRMDREILSEYSSGLIATTGCVSGEVQTRLRLGQYDEAVKAAGDFQDMFGKENYFAEIMDHGLPIERRTMNDLLRLAKQLDMPLVATNDLHYTHAHDATSHAALLCVQSGSTLDDPNRFKFDADEFYLKSADQMRSLFRDYPEACDNTLLIAERCNVEFDTNANYMPRFPVPEGETEDSWFTKEVDAGLAERYPNGIPDDVRRQADYEVGVILQMGFPGYFLVVADFINWSKRNGIRVGPGRGSGAGSMAAYAMKITDLDPLRHGLIFERFLNPDRVSMPDFDVDFDDRRRGEVIKYVTEKYGSERVAQIVTYGTIKAKQALKDSSRVLGFPFGMGDKLTKAMPPPVMGKDIPLTGIFDKAHPRYKEASDIRAVVETDADARTVFDTALGIENLKRQWGVHAAGVIMSSDPLIDIIPIMKREQDGQIVTQFDYPAAESLGLIKMDFLGLRNLTIISDALDNIEANRGHRLDLESLELDDQPSYDLLARGDTLGVFQLDGGPMRGLLRLMKPDNFEDISAVLALYRPGPMGADSHTNYALRKNGLQPITPIHPELAEALEDVLGGTYGLIIYQEQVMSIAQKVAGFSLGQADILRRAMGKKKKSELDKQFEGFSAGMTANGYSAAAIKTLWDILLPFSDYAFNKAHSAAYGVVSYWTAYLKAHYPAEYMAALLTSVGDSKDKMAIYLNECRRMGIRVLPPDVNESIGFFAAAGEDIRFGLGAVRNVGMNVVDGIRAAREEKGRFESFHDYLRKVPIHATNKRTIESLIKAGAFDSLGNTRRSLVEIHEQAVESAVKIKRDEDNGNVGFDFDSLFEDAGAAPVSHVPDRPEWSKRDKLAFEREMLGLYVSDHPLAGLEVPLAKHADVAIADLMANENTQDGETVTIAGLVTSVQHRTAKNSGNQYGMIQVEDFGGEITVMFMGKAYQEFAPALVGDSIVVVRGRVSLRDDGMNLHAYSIFSPDLGQGDMDGAPVVISVPESRATTDIMQSLGDVLIRHSGETEVRLKLVKGSTARVFEVPYPVRVTADLYGELKSLLGPNCLV, translated from the coding sequence ATGCTCGACGGCGCAGCACGCGTCAAGCCGCTCATCGAGGCCGCCGTCGAACAGGGCATGCCCGCCGTCGCCGTCACCGACCACGGCAACGTCTTCGGCGCCTTCGACTTCTGGCGCACGGCCACCGAGGCCGGCATCAAGCCGATCATCGGAACCGAGGCCTACGTCACGCCCGGCACGCACCGAAGCGATCGCACCAGGGTGCGCTGGGGCAACGGCGGCGAGGACGACGTGTCCGGAGCGGGCGCCTACACCCACATGACACTGCTGTCCGCCACGACCGAGGGCATGCACAACCTCTTCAGGCTCTCCAGCAAGGCGTCGATGGAGGGCTACTACTTCAAGCCGCGCATGGATCGCGAGATCCTCTCGGAGTACAGCAGCGGCCTCATCGCCACCACGGGGTGCGTGAGCGGCGAGGTGCAGACCCGCCTGCGGCTCGGGCAGTACGACGAGGCCGTCAAGGCCGCAGGCGACTTCCAGGACATGTTCGGCAAGGAGAACTACTTCGCCGAGATCATGGATCACGGCCTGCCGATCGAACGCCGCACCATGAACGACCTGCTCAGGCTCGCCAAGCAGCTCGACATGCCGCTCGTGGCCACCAACGACCTGCACTACACGCACGCCCACGACGCCACCAGCCACGCCGCCCTGCTGTGCGTGCAGTCGGGATCCACCCTCGACGACCCCAACCGCTTCAAGTTCGATGCCGACGAGTTCTACCTCAAGAGCGCCGACCAGATGCGGTCGTTGTTCCGCGACTACCCCGAGGCCTGCGACAACACGCTGCTCATCGCCGAGCGCTGCAATGTCGAGTTCGACACCAACGCGAACTACATGCCGCGCTTCCCGGTTCCCGAGGGCGAGACCGAGGACTCCTGGTTCACCAAGGAGGTCGACGCCGGACTGGCCGAGCGCTACCCGAACGGCATCCCCGACGACGTGCGCAGGCAGGCCGACTACGAGGTCGGCGTCATCCTGCAGATGGGCTTCCCCGGCTACTTCCTCGTCGTCGCCGACTTCATCAACTGGTCGAAGCGCAACGGCATCCGCGTCGGCCCAGGCCGTGGTTCGGGTGCAGGATCGATGGCCGCATACGCCATGAAGATCACCGACCTGGATCCGCTGCGTCACGGCCTCATCTTCGAGCGCTTCCTCAACCCCGACCGCGTGTCCATGCCCGACTTCGACGTCGACTTCGACGATCGTCGCCGCGGCGAGGTCATCAAGTACGTGACGGAGAAGTACGGCTCGGAGCGTGTCGCTCAGATCGTCACCTACGGAACGATCAAGGCCAAGCAGGCGCTCAAGGACTCCTCCCGTGTGCTCGGCTTCCCCTTCGGCATGGGCGACAAGCTCACGAAGGCGATGCCGCCGCCCGTCATGGGCAAGGACATCCCGCTCACCGGCATCTTCGACAAGGCGCATCCGCGCTACAAGGAGGCCAGCGACATCAGGGCCGTCGTGGAGACGGATGCCGATGCGCGCACGGTCTTCGACACGGCCCTCGGCATCGAGAACCTCAAGCGCCAGTGGGGCGTGCACGCCGCGGGCGTGATCATGTCGAGCGACCCGCTCATCGACATCATCCCGATCATGAAGCGCGAGCAGGACGGCCAGATCGTCACGCAGTTCGACTATCCGGCTGCGGAGTCGCTCGGGCTGATCAAGATGGACTTCCTGGGGCTGCGCAACCTCACGATCATCTCCGACGCCCTCGACAACATCGAGGCGAACCGCGGGCACAGGCTCGACCTCGAATCGCTCGAGCTCGACGACCAGCCCTCCTACGACCTGCTGGCCCGTGGCGACACCCTCGGTGTGTTCCAGCTCGACGGCGGCCCCATGCGCGGCCTCCTGCGACTGATGAAGCCGGACAACTTCGAGGACATCTCGGCCGTCCTGGCGCTCTACAGGCCGGGCCCGATGGGCGCGGACTCGCACACCAACTACGCACTGCGCAAGAACGGCCTCCAGCCGATCACGCCCATCCATCCCGAGCTGGCAGAGGCACTCGAAGACGTGCTCGGCGGCACCTACGGCCTCATCATCTACCAGGAGCAGGTGATGTCGATCGCCCAGAAGGTCGCCGGCTTCTCGCTGGGCCAGGCCGACATCCTGCGTCGCGCGATGGGCAAGAAGAAGAAGTCGGAGCTGGACAAGCAGTTCGAGGGCTTCTCGGCCGGAATGACGGCGAACGGATACTCCGCCGCCGCGATCAAGACCCTCTGGGACATCCTGCTGCCGTTCTCCGACTACGCCTTCAACAAGGCGCACTCGGCGGCCTACGGCGTGGTGTCGTACTGGACCGCGTATCTGAAGGCCCACTATCCGGCCGAGTACATGGCCGCGCTGCTCACCAGCGTCGGCGACTCGAAGGACAAGATGGCCATCTACCTGAACGAGTGCCGGCGCATGGGCATCAGGGTGCTCCCACCCGATGTGAACGAGTCGATCGGCTTCTTCGCCGCTGCCGGCGAGGACATCCGCTTCGGTCTCGGCGCGGTGCGCAACGTGGGTATGAACGTCGTCGACGGCATCCGTGCCGCCCGCGAGGAGAAGGGCCGCTTCGAGTCGTTCCACGACTACCTGCGCAAGGTGCCGATCCACGCCACCAACAAGCGCACCATCGAATCACTGATCAAGGCCGGCGCCTTCGACTCCCTCGGCAACACCCGCCGTTCGCTCGTCGAGATCCACGAGCAGGCGGTGGAGTCCGCCGTGAAGATCAAGCGCGACGAGGACAACGGCAACGTCGGATTCGACTTCGACAGCCTGTTCGAGGATGCCGGCGCCGCGCCGGTCTCCCACGTGCCGGATCGTCCGGAGTGGTCGAAGCGCGACAAGCTCGCCTTCGAGCGCGAGATGCTCGGCCTGTACGTGTCGGACCACCCACTGGCCGGTCTCGAGGTTCCGCTCGCGAAGCACGCCGATGTGGCGATCGCGGACCTCATGGCCAACGAGAACACCCAGGACGGCGAGACCGTCACCATCGCCGGCCTGGTCACGAGCGTGCAGCACCGCACGGCCAAGAACTCGGGCAATCAGTACGGCATGATCCAGGTCGAGGACTTCGGCGGTGAGATCACCGTGATGTTCATGGGCAAGGCCTACCAGGAGTTCGCCCCGGCGCTGGTCGGCGACTCCATCGTCGTGGTCAGGGGGCGCGTGAGCCTGCGGGACGACGGCATGAACCTGCACGCCTACAGCATCTTCAGCCCCGACCTCGGTCAGGGCGACATGGACGGCGCCCCCGTGGTCATCTCGGTGCCGGAGTCGCGAGCGACGACCGACATCATGCAGTCGCTGGGTGACGTGCTCATCAGGCACTCCGGAGAGACCGAGGTTCGACTGAAGCTCGTGAAGGGATCGACGGCCCGCGTGTTCGAGGTGCCGTATCCGGTGCGGGTGACGGCCGACCTCTACGGGGAGCTCAAGAGCCTGCTCGGCCCGAACTGTCTGGTGTAG
- a CDS encoding GNAT family N-acetyltransferase — MIEIRHPLPHDLPGIYDICLVTGDAGADGSGVYENPDLIGHVYAGPYAVRHPEFGFVVADEQGIGGYVLAAPDTRAFEAWEEAEWWPALRTQYPLGSAATDADNSLVALFHEPERMSDDVLLPYPAHLHIDLHPRLQGRGLGRVLIGKALDALREAGVPGLHLAVDPRNSGGLAFYPRVGFTGQERVGDGPIVFTIELATATPDSSGRAGS, encoded by the coding sequence GTGATCGAGATCCGCCATCCGCTCCCCCACGACCTGCCCGGCATCTACGACATCTGCCTGGTGACGGGTGATGCCGGCGCGGACGGAAGCGGTGTGTACGAGAACCCCGACCTGATCGGGCATGTCTACGCCGGCCCGTACGCCGTGCGGCATCCGGAGTTCGGATTCGTCGTCGCCGATGAGCAGGGCATCGGCGGATACGTGCTCGCGGCCCCGGACACCCGGGCCTTCGAGGCGTGGGAGGAGGCCGAGTGGTGGCCCGCCCTGCGCACCCAGTACCCGCTGGGCTCGGCGGCGACGGATGCCGACAACTCCCTCGTCGCACTCTTCCACGAGCCGGAGCGCATGTCGGACGACGTTCTCCTGCCCTACCCGGCGCACCTGCACATCGACCTGCATCCGCGGCTCCAGGGGCGGGGCCTCGGGCGGGTGCTCATCGGGAAGGCGCTCGACGCCCTGCGCGAGGCCGGGGTCCCGGGGCTGCACCTCGCCGTCGACCCCCGGAACTCCGGAGGTCTGGCGTTCTATCCGCGCGTGGGGTTCACCGGCCAGGAGCGGGTGGGCGACGGCCCGATCGTGTTCACGATCGAGCTCGCGACGGCTACACCAGACAGTTCGGGCCGAGCAGGCTCTTGA